A single region of the Acidobacteriota bacterium genome encodes:
- the recN gene encoding DNA repair protein RecN — MLKLLNVLNLALVSRLCIEFEPGLNVLTGETGSGKSIVVDSLGMVLGGRSSPDMIRTGEQKACVEAVFSIPHHPQVLDLCTEHGLEVDLDEFLIRREITSQGRNRVFIQDQLSTVNFLKQLRPFLVDIHGQGDQQTLLHKEAHSAVLDAFGGIDGLAAQVREAYEAWDLARKELEAARQGEAERLRRVDMLAFQCQEIEAAKITNPAEDVELEAELHVLSNAEKLVTLATSCFDALYEDESSILTRLATVLRRVDDLSTIDPSIEETLSPLHGVRYVIEDAAFALRDYAERVRFSPERLKQIEDRLIELTRLKRKYGPTLDDVVKTISTARIQLKRLGAGEEYTQSLEIALEKAGAVYLGLAETLSARRRGVATDFERALMGELKFLAMEATRIEVGLTRLHSEGKPKWGPTGLDEVEFLVSPNIGEELRSLAKVASGGEISRLMLALKTITAPTDFPRTMVFDEVDAGIGGRVAEAVGQRLKRLSDHQQVLCVTHLAQIARFGASHLVVWKDVVGTRTETFVERLGIDERVNELARMIGGASVTEAARRAAQEMLTSVS; from the coding sequence TGAATGTTCTGAACCTCGCCCTTGTCTCGCGTCTGTGTATTGAATTCGAACCTGGCCTGAATGTGCTGACCGGAGAAACCGGGTCGGGAAAATCAATTGTGGTTGATTCGCTGGGAATGGTCCTGGGTGGACGCTCATCTCCGGATATGATTCGCACGGGGGAGCAGAAAGCCTGCGTGGAAGCTGTTTTTAGCATTCCACACCACCCTCAAGTCCTTGATCTGTGCACCGAACATGGGCTGGAAGTTGATCTTGATGAATTTCTGATTCGTCGGGAGATCACCAGCCAGGGACGAAACCGCGTTTTTATTCAAGACCAGCTTTCCACTGTCAATTTTCTCAAACAACTTCGGCCATTCCTGGTTGATATTCACGGCCAGGGAGATCAGCAGACACTTCTGCATAAGGAAGCCCACAGTGCGGTGCTGGATGCCTTTGGGGGAATTGATGGACTGGCCGCCCAGGTTCGTGAGGCGTATGAAGCCTGGGACCTGGCTCGCAAGGAACTGGAAGCTGCCCGCCAGGGTGAAGCCGAGCGGCTGCGGCGAGTGGATATGCTCGCCTTTCAATGTCAGGAAATCGAAGCTGCGAAAATCACCAATCCCGCTGAAGACGTTGAACTGGAGGCCGAACTCCACGTGCTTTCAAACGCCGAAAAACTCGTCACGCTGGCGACCAGTTGTTTTGACGCCCTGTATGAAGACGAGTCTTCGATCCTGACCCGACTGGCAACTGTTCTAAGGCGGGTTGATGATTTATCAACCATTGATCCAAGTATTGAGGAGACGCTATCGCCGCTGCATGGGGTGCGGTACGTGATTGAGGATGCGGCATTTGCCCTGCGTGATTATGCCGAGCGGGTCCGGTTTTCACCCGAACGGCTCAAGCAGATTGAGGATCGCCTGATCGAACTAACCCGGCTGAAACGAAAGTATGGTCCAACGCTCGATGACGTGGTGAAAACAATCTCAACTGCCAGGATACAACTCAAGCGTCTGGGCGCCGGGGAGGAGTATACCCAGTCGCTCGAAATTGCCCTTGAAAAAGCCGGCGCCGTCTATTTGGGACTGGCTGAAACATTAAGTGCGCGACGACGGGGGGTGGCCACAGACTTTGAGCGGGCATTAATGGGAGAACTCAAATTTCTGGCCATGGAAGCCACCCGAATCGAGGTTGGCCTGACCCGATTGCACAGCGAAGGCAAACCCAAATGGGGGCCGACCGGGCTTGACGAGGTTGAGTTTTTGGTATCCCCAAATATCGGTGAGGAATTGCGAAGTCTCGCCAAAGTGGCTTCGGGAGGGGAAATCTCACGGTTGATGCTGGCATTAAAGACCATCACGGCGCCAACGGATTTTCCACGAACGATGGTTTTTGATGAGGTGGACGCCGGTATCGGGGGGAGAGTGGCCGAAGCGGTGGGACAGCGGTTGAAGCGATTAAGTGACCACCAGCAAGTGTTATGCGTGACCCATTTAGCCCAGATTGCCCGTTTTGGGGCTTCCCATCTGGTTGTATGGAAAGATGTTGTTGGTACGCGAACGGAAACGTTTGTTGAGCGCCTGGGAATTGACGAGCGGGTGAATGAACTCGCCCGCATGATTGGTGGGGCATCGGTGACCGAGGCCGCCCGACGGGCAGCCCAGGAAATGCTGACCTCCGTTTCGTGA
- a CDS encoding bifunctional nuclease family protein, producing the protein MEIEMKIRGLMIDPTANTPIVILKDVHSDVMLPIWVGPFEANAIAFEIEKMSPPRPMTHDLMRNLIIQVGGTVKRIVVTELKENTFYAVIELQVGDRTLFLDARPSDAIALALRTDAPIFVNEEVIRESSATLVEKDLEESAEPGEGSAEEIEWPEEIDESDMDRYKM; encoded by the coding sequence ATGGAAATCGAAATGAAAATTCGCGGTTTGATGATCGATCCAACCGCCAATACACCGATTGTGATTCTCAAGGACGTCCATAGCGATGTCATGCTTCCGATTTGGGTGGGGCCGTTCGAAGCAAACGCGATTGCGTTTGAAATCGAAAAAATGTCGCCTCCGCGCCCAATGACGCATGATCTGATGCGGAATCTCATTATACAGGTGGGTGGGACCGTCAAGCGGATTGTCGTCACCGAGCTCAAAGAGAATACCTTTTATGCGGTGATTGAATTGCAGGTGGGGGACCGGACGTTGTTTCTGGATGCTCGCCCAAGCGATGCGATTGCCCTGGCACTGAGAACCGATGCGCCGATTTTTGTCAACGAGGAGGTGATTCGCGAGTCCAGTGCGACACTGGTGGAGAAAGATTTAGAGGAAAGCGCGGAACCGGGTGAGGGTTCAGCGGAGGAAATCGAGTGGCCTGAGGAAATTGATGAATCGGATATGGATCGGTACAAAATGTAA
- a CDS encoding ParA family protein codes for MKNKSLKSERKAAPVPLKGAATIAIANQKGGVGKTTTTINLAAALAMRGKRVLLLDLDPQGNSTLSYLDQSKIELSAYDFLTDLSIPAEIVIHRSPVEGLDVLPARISLAKFETRLAGEFDAPFRLKDRLEAVNARYDFILVDTPPTLGLITVNALVASSHVLIPIQSSYFALEGTDDLLETVDKVKSRPNPNLNILGVVITLHDKRTTLSRDIFQQIRQVFGERVFNTVITKSVRLEESPAYRESIFTYAPQSSGAVEYATLCEEVINRV; via the coding sequence ATGAAAAACAAGTCTCTGAAATCTGAACGAAAAGCAGCGCCGGTTCCTCTCAAAGGTGCCGCCACGATTGCGATTGCCAATCAGAAAGGTGGCGTTGGAAAGACCACGACCACGATCAATCTGGCGGCGGCCCTGGCCATGCGTGGGAAACGGGTTCTTTTGCTGGATTTGGATCCCCAGGGGAACAGCACGCTTTCTTACCTCGATCAATCCAAAATAGAGCTCTCGGCCTATGACTTTTTAACCGATTTATCAATTCCAGCGGAGATTGTCATCCACCGCAGTCCGGTTGAGGGGCTCGATGTTCTGCCGGCCCGGATTAGTCTGGCCAAGTTTGAAACCCGACTGGCAGGGGAGTTCGACGCGCCGTTTCGATTAAAAGACCGGCTTGAAGCGGTCAACGCCCGATACGATTTTATCCTGGTGGATACGCCGCCCACGTTGGGGTTGATTACGGTCAACGCCCTGGTGGCCTCGTCGCATGTTCTGATTCCCATCCAGTCATCCTATTTTGCGCTGGAGGGGACGGATGACTTATTGGAAACGGTTGACAAGGTCAAGTCGCGACCGAACCCGAATCTGAATATTTTGGGGGTGGTCATTACGCTTCACGATAAGCGGACAACGCTGTCCAGAGATATTTTTCAGCAGATTCGGCAGGTCTTTGGTGAGCGGGTTTTCAATACCGTGATTACCAAATCCGTCCGACTTGAGGAAAGCCCGGCGTACCGGGAATCCATTTTTACCTATGCACCACAATCGAGTGGTGCGGTCGAATATGCAACCTTGTGTGAGGAGGTAATCAATCGTGTCTAA
- a CDS encoding ParB/RepB/Spo0J family partition protein, whose product MSKRGLPTTVKMRHEAHYVEELWQRTGAPIGRMISIDRLEPNPNQPRMEIGDLTELTASIREKGVLEPLLVRPSQVGGRFMIISGERRYRASLMAGLTELPCIEMDVDDRAVAEIALIENLQRKDLTPFEEAEGLATLVDRFEYTHDEVAKKIGKSRSSITEALSISSLSDEIKELCRAAKISSKSTLLQIVRQPGEDERRALIARIQSQGLTRDDVRRVSKPPTQGRPKPFLFKFQSPAREFTLELKFKRSRVEREEVLTALRRIVEQLEQEGDREE is encoded by the coding sequence GTGTCTAAGCGAGGGCTTCCAACAACCGTCAAAATGCGGCATGAGGCACATTACGTCGAGGAGTTATGGCAGCGGACCGGGGCGCCAATCGGACGAATGATTTCGATTGACCGCCTGGAGCCGAACCCGAACCAGCCGCGAATGGAAATTGGCGACCTGACTGAACTGACGGCCTCAATTCGGGAGAAAGGTGTTTTGGAGCCATTGCTGGTGCGTCCCAGTCAGGTCGGTGGACGGTTTATGATTATTTCGGGGGAGCGTCGGTATCGAGCGAGTCTGATGGCTGGATTAACCGAGTTGCCCTGTATTGAAATGGATGTGGATGATCGGGCGGTGGCGGAGATTGCCTTGATTGAGAACCTCCAGCGCAAGGATCTGACCCCATTTGAGGAAGCCGAGGGGCTGGCGACGCTGGTTGACCGGTTTGAATATACCCACGATGAGGTGGCCAAAAAAATCGGAAAGTCCCGGTCCTCGATCACGGAGGCGCTTTCGATCAGTTCGCTCTCGGATGAAATCAAGGAATTGTGTCGGGCGGCGAAGATTTCCTCGAAATCAACCCTGCTGCAAATTGTGCGTCAACCAGGTGAGGATGAGCGGCGGGCGCTGATTGCCCGGATTCAAAGCCAGGGGTTGACCCGGGATGATGTTCGTCGGGTCAGCAAGCCGCCAACTCAGGGCAGACCCAAGCCCTTTCTGTTCAAATTTCAGTCACCGGCGCGCGAGTTTACGCTGGAGTTGAAGTTTAAGCGGTCTCGGGTCGAGCGTGAGGAGGTCTTAACTGCCTTGCGGCGAATCGTTGAGCAGTTAGAGCAGGAGGGGGACCGAGAGGAATGA
- the xerD gene encoding site-specific tyrosine recombinase XerD yields the protein MARDLGKAFLDYLRVERGLSVNTLEAYGRDLEKLKGFSDARQRDLLTLERQDLVDFIQVLREGGLDWRSIGRVLVTVRNFYKYLLLDGFRKTDPTVHLPTPKWASELPHFLTVEEIDRLLAQPDLGTEVGKRDRAILEVMYATGLRVSEVVTLKLGDVNCEVGFLSCFGKGSKQRQVPLGKSAIQYLNQYWPVRTGALKEKGKSSGSELVFITPQGKPMTRQGCWKMIVDYGNQAGIGHITPHMLRHSFATHLLEHGADLRSVQVLLGHSDIATTEVYTHVTNDRLKEVYQRCHPRAQS from the coding sequence ATGGCACGCGATCTTGGGAAAGCATTTCTGGATTATTTGCGAGTCGAGCGGGGGTTGTCAGTCAATACCCTGGAAGCCTATGGGCGGGATTTAGAGAAATTAAAGGGGTTTAGCGATGCGCGCCAGCGGGATCTTTTAACGCTTGAACGGCAGGATCTGGTTGATTTTATTCAAGTGTTACGTGAAGGCGGGCTGGACTGGCGGTCAATCGGACGCGTCCTGGTCACGGTTCGGAATTTTTACAAATATCTGCTGCTGGATGGGTTTCGAAAGACGGATCCGACCGTTCATTTGCCAACGCCAAAGTGGGCTTCGGAACTGCCGCATTTTCTGACCGTCGAGGAAATTGACCGGCTTTTGGCGCAGCCTGACCTGGGGACTGAGGTTGGGAAGCGGGACCGGGCCATTCTGGAGGTGATGTATGCGACTGGATTACGGGTGTCGGAGGTCGTGACGCTCAAACTGGGTGATGTCAATTGCGAGGTGGGGTTTCTGAGTTGTTTTGGAAAAGGAAGCAAGCAGCGCCAGGTGCCATTGGGGAAATCAGCGATTCAATATCTCAATCAGTACTGGCCGGTCCGAACAGGAGCACTCAAGGAAAAAGGAAAATCATCTGGCTCGGAGCTGGTTTTTATCACACCGCAGGGGAAGCCGATGACGCGACAGGGGTGCTGGAAAATGATAGTGGACTATGGAAATCAGGCTGGAATCGGGCATATTACGCCACACATGTTGCGCCACAGTTTTGCAACCCATTTGCTGGAGCACGGTGCGGATTTGAGATCGGTGCAGGTTTTGCTTGGCCACAGTGATATCGCCACGACCGAAGTGTATACGCACGTAACGAATGATCGGCTCAAAGAGGTATATCAGCGATGTCACCCGCGAGCCCAGTCATAG
- a CDS encoding NAD(P)-dependent oxidoreductase has translation MSRYFEPVLVTGGDGYLGLVVRAFFEADSASRRRGWDFLDPVRAHQFRQYRTVIHLAAETSKSPQAAGSCFHVNAQGAGFLAHHLDQGQTLIFASTKDIYHSHSDGEVSVSEACPTTYDRQNAYAWSKWLGEEYLQFHAAQRGFRLGIFRLSTIFAPPSAGNRGGWVSGFAQCLREGKPLHLKGQGRQVRDVLPARELARAFQLFLQSDHPGGVFNIGGGLDFSGTLLEFAHRIAVVQGLDQSLIAGIDTPPGKDEQERYVSDLGKIGRELGWSPDFDLDQALRSV, from the coding sequence ATGTCCCGGTACTTTGAACCCGTTCTGGTCACTGGTGGCGACGGATATCTGGGCCTGGTGGTGCGTGCATTTTTTGAGGCCGATTCAGCCTCGCGGCGGCGGGGGTGGGATTTTCTTGATCCGGTTCGGGCTCATCAGTTCCGCCAGTACCGAACCGTGATTCACCTGGCGGCTGAAACCAGTAAGTCACCTCAAGCAGCCGGAAGCTGTTTTCATGTAAATGCCCAGGGGGCTGGGTTTCTGGCTCACCATCTGGATCAAGGGCAAACCCTGATCTTTGCCTCAACCAAAGACATCTACCATTCACACAGTGACGGTGAGGTATCCGTTTCGGAAGCCTGCCCCACCACCTATGACCGGCAGAATGCCTACGCCTGGTCAAAATGGCTCGGCGAAGAGTACCTCCAATTCCATGCCGCTCAGCGGGGGTTCAGGTTGGGGATTTTTCGATTGTCGACTATTTTCGCGCCCCCATCAGCCGGCAATCGTGGTGGGTGGGTTTCGGGCTTTGCGCAATGCCTGCGGGAAGGGAAACCGTTGCACTTAAAAGGACAGGGAAGGCAGGTTCGAGACGTATTGCCGGCGCGGGAGTTAGCCCGGGCCTTTCAGCTTTTTCTGCAATCAGATCACCCCGGAGGTGTTTTTAATATTGGCGGCGGCCTCGATTTTTCCGGTACGCTTCTTGAATTTGCCCATCGAATTGCCGTTGTTCAAGGGCTGGATCAGTCGCTGATTGCCGGAATCGACACCCCACCAGGGAAAGACGAGCAAGAGCGCTATGTCTCCGACCTCGGAAAGATTGGCCGCGAGTTGGGATGGTCGCCCGACTTTGATCTCGATCAGGCACTCCGGTCTGTATAA
- a CDS encoding radical SAM protein: MHQPDLNRDVFSPIKLFSHMDRMHDWWHGRTVYPVTMELSPSTICNHFCTWCMHGGYFGSHKGDDKSLKAYPDSSVMPLDFYRTLVDELFELGIKSMIFSGSGEPFVNPNLMEFVEYTTLKGIETAIITHGGLLTPKKAEVVARHCTWIRISLNAGTAETRKAVHKVDDFEKVLQNLADLASAKKRHQSRVHIGAQIAVSPETQGELDLAVRRVRETGIDYFQIKPVILHPMSSPTQYDHDFYSQVLQEARATKQHETNDFKVFVKEDQFAGVLTPDYERSTYKKCYANFFPVIEANKKVYYCSQTRGLPEFCLGDLAVHSFREIWESEHRQKLNEGIDISKCQPICRCHPINKMMWTLRHPNNNVNFV, encoded by the coding sequence ATGCACCAGCCTGACCTCAATCGAGATGTTTTCTCACCGATTAAATTATTCAGCCACATGGATCGAATGCACGACTGGTGGCATGGTCGCACCGTGTATCCGGTCACGATGGAACTCAGCCCATCTACCATTTGCAATCATTTTTGTACGTGGTGTATGCACGGCGGGTATTTCGGCTCCCATAAAGGTGACGATAAATCCCTCAAGGCGTACCCGGACAGCAGCGTGATGCCCCTCGATTTTTATCGAACTCTGGTCGATGAACTCTTTGAACTTGGCATTAAGTCAATGATCTTTTCCGGGAGTGGAGAACCATTTGTCAATCCAAACCTCATGGAATTTGTTGAGTATACCACGCTCAAGGGCATTGAAACTGCAATCATAACCCACGGTGGGTTGTTGACTCCGAAAAAAGCGGAAGTGGTAGCCAGGCATTGCACCTGGATTCGAATTTCACTCAATGCCGGCACCGCCGAAACCCGAAAAGCCGTGCATAAAGTGGATGACTTTGAGAAAGTCCTTCAAAATCTGGCCGATCTGGCGTCAGCGAAAAAACGACACCAATCGAGGGTCCATATCGGCGCGCAGATTGCAGTTTCACCTGAGACCCAGGGAGAACTCGATCTTGCCGTGCGCCGGGTGAGAGAAACCGGGATTGATTATTTTCAAATCAAGCCGGTCATTTTGCACCCGATGTCATCGCCAACGCAGTATGATCATGATTTCTATAGTCAGGTTTTACAGGAAGCCAGGGCAACCAAACAACACGAAACAAATGACTTTAAGGTTTTCGTCAAGGAAGATCAGTTTGCTGGAGTTTTAACCCCTGACTATGAACGAAGTACCTACAAAAAGTGCTACGCGAACTTTTTCCCCGTAATTGAAGCAAATAAAAAGGTTTATTATTGCTCTCAAACCCGAGGGCTTCCCGAGTTCTGCCTGGGCGACCTGGCAGTCCACTCCTTTCGTGAAATCTGGGAGAGCGAACATCGCCAGAAATTAAATGAAGGGATTGATATCTCCAAATGTCAGCCGATTTGTCGCTGTCACCCAATCAATAAGATGATGTGGACACTGCGTCATCCAAATAACAACGTGAATTTCGTGTAA
- a CDS encoding dienelactone hydrolase family protein, translated as MGNRTQFTANGLTVNGYLATPVSGSGPGVIVLQEWWGLVPHIESIADRFAAAGYTAFAPDLYHGQQATGPDQAGKLMMSLRIDEAAREMQVAIQGLLALPQTSGFPKVGSVGFCMGGLLSLYAACKNPEIGACVIFYGGFPGVTPDIASLTAPVLGLYAGKDSFVTVDSVHQLEQTLQQHQKPYSFHIYAEADHAFFNDTRPEVYREADAQDAWERVLAFYQAHLWGDQG; from the coding sequence ATGGGAAACAGAACACAATTCACCGCTAACGGACTCACCGTCAATGGGTACCTGGCTACACCCGTTTCCGGTTCCGGCCCCGGAGTGATTGTTTTGCAGGAATGGTGGGGGCTGGTGCCCCACATTGAATCAATCGCCGACCGGTTTGCCGCTGCGGGCTATACCGCGTTTGCTCCTGATCTCTACCACGGCCAGCAGGCAACCGGCCCTGATCAGGCTGGAAAACTGATGATGAGCCTGCGCATTGATGAGGCGGCCCGTGAAATGCAGGTCGCCATCCAGGGACTGCTGGCTTTACCACAAACCAGCGGTTTTCCAAAAGTCGGGAGCGTCGGGTTTTGCATGGGTGGTCTCCTTTCACTGTATGCTGCCTGCAAGAATCCTGAAATCGGCGCCTGTGTCATCTTTTACGGCGGCTTCCCAGGTGTCACCCCGGATATTGCCAGCCTGACAGCACCGGTTTTGGGCCTGTATGCCGGAAAAGATTCTTTTGTGACGGTTGATTCCGTTCATCAGCTTGAACAAACACTTCAACAGCATCAAAAACCCTATTCATTCCATATCTACGCTGAAGCTGACCATGCCTTCTTTAATGACACGCGACCCGAAGTGTATCGAGAAGCCGATGCTCAGGATGCCTGGGAGCGTGTCCTGGCATTTTATCAAGCACATCTGTGGGGTGACCAGGGCTAA
- a CDS encoding single-stranded DNA-binding protein — translation MSFNKIIIVGYLGRDPELRYTAQNVPVCTFSIATSERKRDAKPGGDSGANESTTWFRVTLWREKAELASKYLAKGRQVYVEGRLSVREWQDRDGVTRTSLEVTGTELHFIDTRNEAGGGSPSQGSRESFTRSAGGGSSAAAHLDADAPAEVGEDDIPF, via the coding sequence ATGTCTTTCAATAAGATTATCATCGTCGGCTATTTAGGACGCGACCCTGAACTGCGCTATACCGCCCAGAACGTCCCGGTATGCACCTTTTCGATTGCGACCTCCGAGCGCAAACGCGACGCCAAACCTGGGGGCGACTCAGGTGCGAATGAATCAACGACCTGGTTTCGAGTCACGCTCTGGCGCGAAAAAGCGGAACTGGCCAGCAAGTATCTGGCCAAGGGGCGTCAGGTGTACGTTGAAGGGCGGCTTTCGGTCCGCGAATGGCAGGATCGGGATGGAGTCACTCGCACCAGCCTGGAAGTGACCGGAACCGAACTACACTTCATTGATACCCGAAATGAAGCCGGCGGCGGGTCACCCAGCCAGGGAAGTCGGGAATCATTCACCCGCTCGGCGGGTGGCGGGAGTTCGGCGGCGGCGCACCTGGATGCCGATGCCCCGGCTGAAGTCGGTGAAGATGATATCCCGTTCTAG
- a CDS encoding glycosyltransferase family 39 protein, whose protein sequence is MNQTNPLSRRTPPLNVCFLIALTGLTFFFHLGSVGLLGPDEPRYAQVAREMMDRGDWVTPTLLGHTWFEKPALVYWLMGLSYRLFGVSEWAVRLPSACLALAGVLWIYWLGTRVHSQRCGFWAAAALASTCFYFGFARGGTFDLPLTVCLSVTLGSFLWWDLSPARTDQRWLWICYIFLGISLLAKGLIGVVLPAGIIGGYLMMTSTSVRNFFQRVNQTHWLIGGGLMVCSASLWYGPVIWKHGYLFIEEFFIAHHFQRYTSDKYHHTGPVYFYLPVMLGGLFPWTLFWLHGFAEHLRLLRNRPTPLASQTSLKLACFCTCWVLFPLLFFSFSGSKLPGYLLPIWPAAALMVGTSIEKLSTADYAGPRRWLVAGTSLLVLAVAVAAWMAGGKFVTDPGQMGGVIMVLGSIGIIGLGLAAFRIESGFYGLLCGGMGVLVVVVALQLFPTLERRESLKHLSVTARKAILPGELITFYKCRKYAPVFYLPDRVYCCDADQEPNRFDHPDDLLKFTSSTESLLVILPSVLRPELETDPRFQVEHLESEFIFSLLRVRRQPDKRQDKETG, encoded by the coding sequence GTGAATCAAACCAACCCGCTCTCCCGTCGCACACCACCACTCAATGTCTGTTTCCTGATCGCCCTGACTGGCCTCACGTTCTTCTTCCATCTCGGAAGTGTCGGGCTGCTTGGGCCCGATGAGCCGCGATATGCCCAGGTCGCCCGTGAAATGATGGATCGTGGCGATTGGGTTACCCCAACCTTATTGGGGCACACCTGGTTCGAGAAACCAGCCCTGGTTTACTGGCTGATGGGACTCAGCTATCGCCTGTTCGGCGTTTCGGAATGGGCCGTTCGACTTCCCTCAGCCTGTCTGGCACTGGCTGGGGTTCTCTGGATCTACTGGCTCGGCACCCGGGTTCATAGTCAGCGGTGTGGCTTCTGGGCGGCGGCGGCGCTGGCTTCAACCTGCTTTTATTTTGGTTTTGCCCGCGGAGGGACATTTGATCTTCCCCTGACTGTATGTTTATCCGTAACCCTTGGCTCCTTTTTATGGTGGGATCTTTCCCCAGCCAGAACAGATCAGCGCTGGTTGTGGATATGTTATATCTTTCTTGGGATCAGCCTTCTGGCCAAAGGGTTAATTGGAGTGGTTCTTCCAGCCGGCATCATTGGTGGATATCTGATGATGACGTCCACCTCAGTTCGTAACTTTTTCCAGCGGGTGAACCAGACGCACTGGCTGATCGGCGGCGGACTTATGGTGTGTTCGGCCAGCCTCTGGTATGGTCCGGTGATCTGGAAGCATGGGTACTTGTTTATTGAGGAATTCTTTATCGCCCACCATTTCCAGCGCTATACCTCGGACAAGTATCATCATACCGGGCCGGTTTATTTTTACCTTCCGGTTATGCTTGGCGGCCTGTTTCCCTGGACGCTCTTTTGGCTCCATGGGTTCGCCGAGCACCTGAGGCTTCTTCGAAACCGACCGACACCCCTGGCGTCCCAGACTTCTTTGAAACTTGCCTGTTTCTGCACCTGCTGGGTGCTCTTTCCACTTCTGTTTTTCAGTTTTTCCGGATCAAAGCTTCCCGGGTATCTGCTCCCGATCTGGCCGGCTGCCGCGCTGATGGTGGGAACATCGATTGAAAAACTCAGCACCGCTGACTATGCCGGCCCCCGGCGCTGGCTGGTAGCCGGAACTTCACTTCTGGTACTGGCGGTTGCGGTTGCCGCGTGGATGGCTGGCGGTAAATTCGTCACGGACCCAGGTCAGATGGGCGGGGTGATCATGGTGCTTGGCAGTATTGGAATCATCGGCCTTGGTCTGGCGGCCTTTCGCATTGAGTCAGGGTTTTATGGACTTCTGTGCGGTGGGATGGGCGTGCTTGTGGTCGTTGTCGCGCTTCAACTCTTTCCCACTCTGGAACGACGGGAGTCCCTGAAGCATCTCTCGGTCACCGCACGCAAAGCGATTCTGCCTGGCGAACTGATAACCTTTTATAAATGCCGTAAATATGCCCCGGTTTTTTATCTCCCGGATCGGGTCTATTGTTGCGATGCTGACCAGGAACCAAATCGCTTTGACCATCCGGATGACCTGCTCAAATTCACATCCTCGACTGAGAGCCTCCTGGTCATACTTCCATCGGTTCTCCGACCTGAACTGGAGACCGACCCTCGCTTCCAGGTCGAGCATTTAGAATCGGAATTTATCTTTTCACTGCTCCGAGTCCGGCGGCAGCCTGATAAGCGCCAGGATAAGGAAACAGGATAA